A stretch of Telopea speciosissima isolate NSW1024214 ecotype Mountain lineage chromosome 11, Tspe_v1, whole genome shotgun sequence DNA encodes these proteins:
- the LOC122646569 gene encoding 60S ribosomal protein L29-1-like, with translation MAMSKNHIAHNQSDKAHKNGIKKPKKHRHTSTKGMDPKFLRNQRYARKHNNKTGGSGTKEEE, from the coding sequence ATGGCGATGTCGAAGAACCACATTGCGCATAACCAGTCAGATAAGGCTCACAAGAATGGAATTAAGAAGCCCAAGAagcacagacacacatccaccaaAGGAATGGATCCCAAGTTCTTGAGGAACCAGAGGTATGCTAGGAAGCACAACAACAAGACCGGTGGATCCGGGACCAAGGAGGAAGAGTAA